In one window of Frigoriglobus tundricola DNA:
- the tnpC gene encoding IS66 family transposase has protein sequence MDSDAPLPTDVLTLQGMVRALQAENADLRTQLQRQAEQFQRTIDDLRAEVAALKAKLDRATTHRFGRRSERTPKPPKVPGDGPAKRRHDHGRSPLPAHLERRDTVLDLTPDERRCSGCGGDRVCIGQTQTEQLDCDPTPYFVRRTIRKTYACQQCPPTVRAEDRIRTATPSTVGPIDKGLCGPGLLAEVLVGKFLDHLPLHRQVARIGRAGVTVSESTLGDWVKQSAVLLTSLYQLMLERVRTCPVLWSDDTRSRFAQPGERTMPHGHFWVGIGDPTAPYTAFHFTTGYDAASGPDQFLGGFRGHVHADCLAQYNGLFAAGAKHVACWSHARRKFLGAGDPGAKAVERINRLYHIEHTLPAPDSPEHIVARRATRQARALPILNDLKAWLDAALGTALPKSALGAAIRYVANHWAAFVRYTEDGRLSIDNNLSERTLRLIAVGRSNWKFVGSAKAGAHAAVHFSVVGTCRHLGLDATAYLREVLPALHALGEKPTADQLAPLLPDVWAKRQQSRLLVA, from the coding sequence ATGGACTCCGACGCCCCGCTGCCGACCGACGTGCTGACCCTCCAAGGGATGGTGCGTGCCCTCCAGGCCGAAAACGCCGACCTCCGCACGCAGCTCCAACGCCAGGCCGAGCAGTTCCAACGGACCATCGACGACCTGCGTGCCGAGGTCGCGGCCTTGAAGGCGAAGTTGGACCGGGCCACGACGCACCGGTTCGGCCGGCGGTCCGAACGCACACCGAAGCCACCGAAGGTCCCCGGCGACGGACCCGCGAAGCGGCGCCACGACCACGGCCGTTCGCCACTCCCGGCGCACCTCGAACGCCGCGACACGGTCCTCGATCTGACCCCCGACGAGCGCCGCTGCTCGGGCTGTGGTGGCGACCGCGTGTGCATCGGCCAGACCCAGACCGAGCAACTCGATTGCGACCCGACCCCGTACTTCGTGCGGCGCACGATCCGCAAGACGTACGCGTGCCAACAGTGCCCCCCGACGGTCCGGGCCGAGGACCGGATCCGGACCGCCACGCCGAGTACCGTCGGACCGATCGACAAGGGACTGTGTGGTCCGGGCTTGTTGGCCGAGGTTCTCGTCGGGAAGTTCCTCGACCACCTGCCGCTGCACCGCCAAGTCGCCCGGATCGGGCGCGCGGGGGTGACGGTGTCCGAGAGTACCTTGGGCGATTGGGTGAAACAGTCCGCGGTGTTACTGACGTCGCTGTACCAGTTGATGCTCGAGCGGGTGCGCACGTGTCCGGTCCTCTGGTCCGATGACACCCGCTCGCGGTTCGCCCAGCCCGGTGAGCGAACGATGCCGCACGGCCACTTCTGGGTGGGGATCGGAGATCCGACGGCCCCGTACACGGCGTTCCACTTCACGACCGGTTACGACGCCGCGAGCGGACCGGACCAGTTCTTAGGCGGCTTCCGGGGCCACGTGCATGCCGATTGCCTCGCACAGTACAACGGCCTGTTCGCCGCCGGAGCCAAGCACGTCGCCTGTTGGTCCCACGCGCGCCGCAAGTTCCTCGGCGCCGGGGACCCCGGGGCCAAGGCGGTCGAACGCATCAACCGGTTGTACCACATCGAGCACACGCTTCCGGCGCCGGACTCACCGGAGCACATCGTCGCCCGTCGCGCGACGCGGCAAGCAAGGGCGCTCCCGATCCTGAACGACCTGAAGGCGTGGCTCGACGCGGCACTCGGGACGGCGTTGCCCAAGTCGGCCCTGGGGGCCGCGATCCGGTACGTGGCGAATCACTGGGCCGCGTTCGTCCGGTACACCGAGGACGGGCGACTCTCGATCGATAATAACCTGAGCGAGCGAACGCTCCGGCTGATCGCCGTGGGTCGGAGCAATTGGAAGTTCGTGGGCAGTGCGAAGGCCGGTGCGCACGCCGCGGTTCACTTCTCGGTGGTGGGCACGTGTCGG